One Glutamicibacter halophytocola DNA segment encodes these proteins:
- a CDS encoding aldo/keto reductase encodes MQQRELGRTQRNVSVIGLGTWQLGADWGSVEESDALAVLDAAYESGVNFFDTADVYGDGRSEQLIGTWLKNNPDADITVATKMGRRVDQLPENYNLDAFRAWNDRSRANLGVDTLDLVQLHCPPTPVYTTEATYDALDAMVDEGRMANYGVSVETAEEALAAIARPNIATVQIIINAFRHKPLELVLPAARKAGVGIIARVPLASGLLANRYTLQTEFAKDDHRNYNRDGSAFDVGETFSGVDYATGVQAAGQFAQLASAEAPGATSAQVALAWLAAQEGISTIIPGARNPEQARANAAAGSLEISEGFKKSVRDLYDSSLRAQIHPRW; translated from the coding sequence ATGCAACAACGAGAACTTGGACGTACGCAACGCAATGTTTCTGTCATCGGCTTGGGAACCTGGCAACTTGGCGCCGACTGGGGGTCGGTAGAAGAGTCCGATGCCTTGGCCGTGCTCGATGCAGCCTATGAATCGGGCGTGAACTTCTTCGATACCGCCGACGTGTATGGAGATGGCCGCAGCGAACAACTGATCGGCACATGGCTGAAGAATAATCCCGATGCCGACATCACCGTAGCCACCAAAATGGGGCGCCGCGTCGACCAGCTGCCGGAAAACTACAATCTCGACGCATTCCGCGCATGGAATGACCGGTCGCGCGCCAATCTCGGGGTGGATACGCTGGACCTGGTTCAGCTGCATTGCCCGCCAACCCCGGTGTACACCACCGAGGCCACCTACGATGCGCTGGATGCCATGGTGGATGAAGGACGCATGGCAAATTACGGCGTCTCGGTGGAAACCGCAGAGGAAGCCTTGGCCGCCATTGCCCGGCCAAATATTGCCACCGTGCAGATCATCATCAATGCCTTCCGGCACAAGCCGCTGGAACTCGTTCTTCCGGCAGCGCGCAAGGCGGGCGTCGGAATCATCGCGCGCGTCCCGCTGGCCAGCGGCCTGCTGGCCAACCGCTACACCCTGCAAACCGAGTTCGCGAAGGACGATCACCGCAATTACAACCGCGACGGCTCAGCGTTCGACGTGGGGGAGACCTTCTCCGGAGTCGACTACGCAACCGGAGTCCAAGCCGCCGGGCAGTTTGCGCAGTTGGCCTCCGCAGAAGCTCCCGGGGCCACCAGCGCGCAGGTAGCGCTGGCTTGGCTGGCTGCGCAAGAGGGAATCAGCACCATCATTCCCGGCGCGCGCAACCCGGAACAGGCGCGAGCCAACGCGGCGGCCGGGTCGCTGGAGATCAGCGAGGGCTTCAAGAAGTCAGTACGCGATCTCTACGATTCCTCGCTGCGCGCACAAATCCACCCGCGCTGGTAG
- the nirD gene encoding nitrite reductase small subunit NirD, whose product MSTQFAEETLEETLSFAPVCRSEELEPGWGEALLLEGAQLALFRTDADTFYATSHHCPTSSAKVMARGILGDTVVEGQAVATVACPLHKEVYRLDTGACLNADSPALPVHKMMEVEGQLWMEQIK is encoded by the coding sequence ATGAGCACGCAATTTGCCGAAGAGACCCTCGAAGAAACCCTGAGTTTTGCGCCGGTATGCCGTAGCGAAGAACTTGAGCCAGGCTGGGGCGAAGCCCTGCTGCTCGAAGGCGCCCAGCTGGCGCTGTTCCGCACCGACGCCGACACCTTTTATGCCACCTCGCACCACTGCCCAACCAGCAGCGCCAAGGTGATGGCCCGCGGCATCCTGGGCGACACCGTGGTGGAGGGCCAAGCGGTGGCCACCGTGGCCTGCCCGCTGCACAAGGAGGTCTACCGGCTGGATACCGGTGCCTGCCTGAACGCCGATTCGCCGGCGCTGCCAGTGCACAAGATGATGGAAGTTGAAGGCCAGCTGTGGATGGAGCAGATCAAATGA
- a CDS encoding molybdopterin oxidoreductase family protein, translated as MTATHCPYCALQCGITLEPADSGTTLSGRDFETNGGALCRKGFSAAKLLEHPQRLDTPMLRQADGSFAPASWDDALDLVAEKARSIRAESGADAVAMFGSGSLTNEKAYQLGKFARLALGTSRIDYNGRFCMSSAAAGSNRAFGLDRGLPFPLADLDTASMILMLGSNVADTMPPFVRHLETVRERGGLIVVDPRRSATAKLSAEGAGWHLQPTPATDLQLLLGLAHVVLAESLADTGYLKARTTGLEALRSSVAAWWPERTAKVTGVPAEAIRRTARALAAAARAAKNGGHPVYILTGRGIEQHANGTDTVTAAINLALLLGLPGTLAGGYGTITGQGNGQGGREHGQKCDQLPGYRKIADPAHRAHVAKAWGVDPGIIPGPGIPAVELLNALGTEGGPRMLMVHGANPVISAPDATRIFSALRRLDFLVVCDFFLSETAAEADLVLPVLQWAEEEGTMTNLEGRILRRRAAMAAPGQAKSELWILSQLADRLDAPGTFSPDAAEVFEELKRASAGGIADYSGVNWQDVDQGAAIYWPCPEGSAISTEPGTRNGTPRLFLENFAHPDGKAKIVAVHAPATLPAHQISLVTGRLLEHYQSGAQTRRVDELAASAPEAALEIHPSTALAHQISDGQRVEVSNQRGTTIARAKLSSDMRLDTVFLPFHFPGTGTANLLTDPRVDPVSSMPEFKHAQVSLNPIKGEN; from the coding sequence ATGACCGCCACCCACTGTCCCTACTGTGCCCTGCAGTGCGGCATCACCCTGGAACCGGCCGACTCGGGAACCACCCTGAGCGGCCGGGACTTCGAAACCAACGGCGGGGCCCTATGCCGCAAGGGCTTCAGCGCCGCCAAGCTGCTCGAGCACCCGCAGCGCCTGGACACCCCGATGCTGCGCCAGGCCGACGGCAGTTTTGCCCCGGCCAGCTGGGATGACGCGCTGGATCTGGTGGCCGAGAAGGCCCGCAGCATCCGCGCCGAGTCCGGGGCCGATGCGGTCGCGATGTTCGGCTCCGGCTCGCTGACCAACGAAAAGGCCTACCAGCTGGGCAAGTTCGCCCGGCTGGCCCTGGGCACCTCGCGGATCGACTACAACGGGCGTTTTTGCATGTCCTCGGCAGCGGCCGGCAGCAACAGGGCCTTCGGGCTGGATCGCGGCCTGCCCTTCCCGCTGGCCGACCTGGATACCGCCTCGATGATCCTGATGCTCGGCTCCAACGTCGCCGACACCATGCCGCCCTTTGTCCGGCACCTGGAAACCGTGCGGGAACGCGGCGGGCTGATCGTGGTTGACCCGCGCCGCTCGGCCACCGCCAAGCTCAGCGCCGAGGGGGCCGGCTGGCACCTGCAGCCCACCCCAGCCACCGATCTGCAGCTGCTGCTGGGGCTGGCCCATGTGGTGCTCGCAGAATCCCTGGCAGACACCGGCTACCTGAAGGCGCGCACCACCGGCCTTGAAGCGCTGCGTTCCTCGGTGGCCGCCTGGTGGCCAGAGCGCACCGCCAAAGTCACCGGCGTGCCCGCCGAGGCGATCCGCCGCACCGCCCGCGCGCTGGCCGCCGCGGCCCGCGCTGCGAAAAACGGCGGCCACCCGGTCTACATCCTCACCGGTCGCGGCATCGAACAGCACGCCAACGGCACCGATACCGTCACCGCCGCCATCAACCTCGCCCTGCTTCTGGGCCTGCCCGGCACCCTGGCCGGCGGCTATGGCACCATCACCGGCCAGGGCAATGGCCAGGGCGGGCGCGAGCACGGCCAAAAATGCGACCAGCTGCCCGGCTACCGCAAGATCGCCGACCCCGCACACCGCGCGCACGTCGCCAAAGCCTGGGGCGTGGATCCTGGCATCATTCCCGGCCCCGGCATCCCCGCCGTGGAGCTGCTCAACGCCCTGGGCACCGAGGGCGGGCCGCGCATGCTCATGGTCCACGGCGCCAATCCGGTGATTTCCGCGCCGGATGCCACCCGGATTTTCAGCGCGCTGCGCCGCCTGGACTTCCTGGTGGTCTGCGATTTTTTCCTCTCCGAAACCGCCGCCGAAGCGGACCTGGTTCTCCCGGTCTTGCAGTGGGCCGAGGAGGAAGGGACCATGACCAATCTGGAGGGCCGGATCCTGCGCCGGCGCGCCGCGATGGCAGCACCCGGCCAGGCCAAAAGCGAATTGTGGATCCTCTCCCAGCTGGCCGATCGGCTCGATGCCCCGGGCACCTTCTCCCCCGACGCCGCCGAGGTCTTCGAGGAGCTCAAGCGCGCCTCGGCCGGCGGGATCGCCGACTACTCCGGGGTGAACTGGCAGGACGTTGACCAGGGCGCCGCCATCTACTGGCCCTGCCCCGAAGGCAGCGCGATCAGCACCGAGCCCGGGACCCGCAATGGCACCCCGCGGCTCTTCCTCGAAAACTTCGCCCACCCCGACGGCAAGGCGAAAATCGTTGCCGTCCACGCACCAGCCACCCTGCCGGCCCATCAGATTTCGCTGGTCACCGGCCGGTTGCTGGAGCACTACCAGTCCGGCGCGCAGACCCGCCGGGTGGATGAGCTGGCCGCTTCCGCCCCGGAAGCGGCACTGGAAATCCACCCGAGCACCGCGCTAGCCCACCAGATCAGCGACGGCCAGCGGGTCGAGGTTTCCAACCAGCGCGGCACCACGATCGCCCGCGCCAAGCTGAGCAGCGACATGCGCCTGGACACCGTCTTCCTGCCCTTCCACTTCCCGGGCACCGGCACCGCCAACCTGCTGACCGACCCGCGGGTGGACCCGGTCAGCTCGATGCCCGAATTCAAGCATGCCCAGGTGAGCCTGAACCCGATCAAGGGGGAAAATTGA
- the nirB gene encoding nitrite reductase large subunit NirB: MGTTHTERRVLVIGGGPAAHRFTESLASRAPQNLHITVLTEEAHLPYDRVALSKALTDRDVDLTLGDATLWEAEHVTLETGAKAVAINSEQRTVATADGRSFGYDELVLATGSNAATLPIPGNEHTFVYRTLEDVWSIAEKVEELKTTLGRTPVVATIGGGLLGLEAAAGAQALGAQAVVIDGGKWLMGTQLDEGAGQAMGRLIEQTGFTVHGGVFPKEVLAEGSTVTGVLMADDRVIEADMVVVSIGVRPRDELIRNYNQALEDSGSQADRFSMGPRGGVVINAKCATDIEHIWAVGEVANFEGLCIGLVAPANSMAEIVAEQLAGGEAEFAGFDTATKLKLSGVDVASFGDAFARTDGALEVVYADAPRGLYQKLVVSADAKTLLGGIFVGDATPYQSLRPMLGRELPGEPGAYLSALGGEAPESELPDDAVLCSCNNVSAGAIRDAVSGCGSCEGKDPVTTVSGLKGCTRAGTQCGSCVPMLKKLMESQMKKDGAEVSTALCEHISFSRPELYEAIQVADLHTYSEVMERFGTGSGCDICKPVIANILSSQTAVHPMDAGLAGAQDTNDRVLANMQKDGTYSVVPRIPGGEITPEKLGVIATVAQKYGLYTKLTGGLRIDMFGARLEQLPDIWRELVDAGFESGQAYGKSLRNVKTCVGSSWCRYGMLDSTALGIEMELRYRGLRAPHKLKMGVSGCARECAEARAKDIGVIATSEGWNLYVGGNGGANPAHAQLLAGGLDDETLFKYIDRYLMYYIRTADKLQRTAHWLQDLEGGLDHAKQVVVEDSLGLAEALEAAMESHVANYEDEWAATLADPVKLKRFRSFVNTAEPDTALEYVSERGQRRPAEPVALGASIPVGAPQH; encoded by the coding sequence ATGGGTACTACACACACCGAACGCCGCGTCCTGGTAATTGGCGGCGGTCCCGCAGCACACCGATTCACCGAATCGCTGGCCAGCCGCGCACCGCAGAACCTTCACATCACGGTACTGACCGAAGAAGCCCACCTGCCCTACGATCGCGTGGCCCTGTCCAAGGCATTGACCGATCGCGACGTGGACCTGACCCTGGGCGATGCAACGCTCTGGGAAGCCGAGCACGTCACCCTGGAAACCGGCGCCAAGGCCGTAGCCATCAACAGCGAACAGCGCACCGTCGCGACCGCCGATGGACGCAGCTTCGGCTACGACGAACTGGTCCTGGCCACCGGTTCCAACGCCGCCACGCTGCCCATCCCGGGCAACGAGCACACCTTCGTCTACCGCACCCTGGAAGATGTCTGGTCCATCGCCGAGAAGGTCGAGGAACTGAAGACCACCCTGGGCCGCACCCCGGTAGTTGCCACCATCGGTGGCGGCCTGCTCGGCCTGGAAGCCGCCGCCGGCGCCCAGGCGCTGGGCGCGCAGGCAGTCGTGATCGACGGCGGAAAATGGCTGATGGGCACCCAGCTGGACGAGGGAGCAGGCCAGGCCATGGGCCGGTTGATCGAGCAGACCGGCTTCACCGTGCACGGCGGAGTTTTCCCCAAGGAAGTCCTCGCCGAGGGCTCCACCGTCACCGGCGTGCTGATGGCCGACGACCGGGTGATCGAGGCCGACATGGTCGTGGTTTCCATCGGCGTGCGCCCGCGCGATGAGCTGATCCGCAACTACAACCAGGCCCTGGAAGACTCGGGCAGCCAGGCTGACCGCTTCTCCATGGGCCCGCGCGGCGGCGTGGTCATCAACGCGAAGTGCGCCACCGACATCGAGCACATCTGGGCCGTGGGCGAGGTCGCGAACTTCGAGGGCCTGTGCATTGGCCTGGTCGCCCCGGCGAACTCCATGGCCGAGATCGTCGCCGAACAGCTTGCCGGCGGAGAGGCTGAATTCGCCGGTTTCGATACCGCCACCAAGCTCAAGCTCTCCGGGGTGGATGTGGCCAGCTTCGGTGATGCCTTTGCCCGCACCGACGGCGCCCTGGAAGTGGTCTACGCCGATGCGCCCCGCGGCCTGTACCAGAAGCTGGTGGTCTCCGCCGATGCGAAGACCCTGCTCGGCGGCATCTTTGTCGGCGACGCCACCCCGTATCAGTCGCTGCGCCCGATGCTCGGACGCGAGCTTCCCGGCGAACCCGGCGCCTACCTCAGCGCGCTGGGCGGCGAAGCTCCAGAGAGCGAATTGCCCGATGACGCGGTGCTGTGCTCATGCAACAACGTCTCCGCCGGCGCCATCCGCGATGCCGTTTCGGGGTGCGGCAGCTGCGAGGGCAAGGACCCGGTCACCACGGTTTCGGGCCTCAAGGGCTGCACCCGCGCCGGAACCCAGTGCGGTTCCTGCGTGCCGATGCTCAAGAAGCTGATGGAATCCCAGATGAAAAAGGACGGGGCCGAAGTTTCCACCGCCCTGTGCGAGCACATCTCCTTCTCCCGCCCCGAGCTCTATGAAGCCATCCAAGTGGCCGACCTGCACACCTACAGCGAGGTCATGGAGCGTTTTGGCACCGGATCGGGCTGCGATATCTGCAAGCCGGTGATCGCCAACATCCTCTCCTCGCAGACCGCGGTCCACCCGATGGATGCCGGTTTGGCCGGAGCCCAGGACACCAACGACCGCGTGCTGGCCAATATGCAGAAGGACGGCACCTACTCGGTGGTTCCGCGTATTCCAGGTGGTGAAATCACCCCGGAGAAGCTCGGCGTGATCGCCACCGTCGCCCAGAAGTACGGCCTGTACACCAAGCTCACCGGTGGCCTGCGCATCGACATGTTCGGCGCGCGGCTGGAGCAGCTGCCGGATATCTGGCGTGAACTGGTGGACGCCGGCTTCGAATCGGGCCAGGCCTACGGCAAGTCGCTGCGCAATGTGAAAACCTGCGTCGGTTCCTCGTGGTGCCGTTACGGCATGCTCGATTCCACCGCCCTGGGCATCGAGATGGAGCTGCGCTACCGCGGCCTGCGTGCACCGCACAAGCTGAAGATGGGCGTTTCGGGGTGTGCCCGCGAATGCGCCGAGGCCCGCGCCAAGGACATTGGCGTGATCGCCACCTCCGAAGGCTGGAACCTCTATGTCGGCGGCAACGGCGGCGCCAACCCGGCCCATGCCCAGCTGCTGGCTGGCGGACTGGATGATGAGACGCTGTTCAAGTACATCGACCGCTACCTGATGTACTACATCCGCACCGCGGACAAGCTGCAGCGCACCGCGCACTGGCTGCAGGATCTGGAGGGCGGCCTGGATCATGCCAAGCAGGTGGTCGTGGAGGATTCGCTGGGCCTGGCCGAAGCGCTGGAAGCAGCCATGGAATCCCACGTGGCCAACTACGAGGACGAATGGGCTGCCACCTTGGCCGACCCGGTCAAGCTCAAGCGCTTCCGCTCCTTCGTGAACACTGCCGAACCGGATACTGCCCTGGAGTACGTGTCCGAACGCGGCCAGCGGCGCCCCGCCGAGCCGGTGGCACTAGGTGCCAGCATCCCGGTCGGAGCGCCGCAGCACTAA
- a CDS encoding FAD-dependent oxidoreductase: MKHPEQIAIIGFGPVAASLVEGLLPAVAAGRCQLTVISAEEHLAYNRVLLAELAIGAAQFEHLLMVDEQRLADAGVRLVLGAQATGVDRARRRVLIRGKEAVPYDRLVFATGARAMIPSLNGLNFDPHSDTALPERVFALRTVDDAQQLQQSLADGRRILILGGGILGIEAALAIAAAGGHPTLVHHGPAPLGRVVDSDGGALLTRCLLQAGVEVISEVKATGVVKDEHGFTALATSTHGEIPGGALLISTGVRARTELAEGCGLAVGRGIQTNSYLCADTEQRIYALGDCAEVDGAPPVGLLAPGWAQASWLAQHLTSEAEIPAPDFSASDVLMLKGQGIEVAAAGDISAGFWDNPELQATVFADPSAGRYLKVVTLDGAVTGFLSIGLPQTSAELVLAYERGSALPQDRSTLLRLDDPAVDPNSAIPSDDDQLCRCSGATYGQVAHSVAEGCTTVAQVGESCRAGTGCGGCKSKIEELLNKAPALA, from the coding sequence TTGAAGCATCCCGAACAGATTGCCATCATCGGATTCGGCCCGGTAGCCGCCTCGCTGGTCGAGGGCCTGCTGCCCGCGGTGGCCGCCGGCCGCTGCCAGCTGACCGTGATCAGCGCCGAGGAGCACCTGGCCTACAACCGCGTGCTGCTGGCCGAGCTGGCCATCGGCGCCGCGCAGTTCGAGCACCTGCTCATGGTCGACGAACAGCGGCTCGCCGACGCCGGGGTCCGGCTCGTGCTTGGCGCGCAGGCCACCGGAGTGGACCGCGCCCGGCGCCGGGTGCTGATTCGCGGCAAGGAAGCGGTGCCCTACGACCGGCTGGTTTTTGCCACCGGCGCCCGCGCCATGATCCCGAGCCTGAACGGCCTGAACTTCGATCCGCACTCCGACACCGCGCTGCCCGAACGCGTTTTTGCCCTGCGCACGGTGGATGACGCCCAGCAATTGCAGCAGTCGCTGGCCGATGGCCGGCGGATCCTGATCCTCGGTGGCGGCATCCTGGGCATCGAAGCGGCCCTGGCCATTGCCGCTGCTGGCGGCCACCCCACGCTTGTGCACCACGGCCCTGCTCCGCTGGGCCGCGTGGTGGATTCCGACGGCGGCGCGCTGCTCACCCGCTGCCTTCTCCAGGCCGGTGTTGAGGTGATCTCCGAGGTCAAGGCCACCGGCGTCGTCAAGGACGAGCACGGCTTCACCGCCCTGGCCACCTCAACCCACGGCGAGATTCCCGGTGGCGCACTGCTGATTTCCACCGGCGTGCGCGCCCGCACCGAATTGGCCGAAGGCTGCGGGCTGGCCGTGGGCCGCGGCATCCAAACCAATAGCTACCTGTGCGCAGATACCGAACAGCGCATCTACGCCCTGGGCGATTGCGCCGAAGTGGACGGAGCGCCCCCGGTCGGCCTGCTCGCCCCGGGCTGGGCCCAGGCCAGCTGGCTGGCCCAGCACTTGACCTCCGAGGCCGAGATCCCGGCCCCCGATTTTTCCGCCTCCGATGTGCTGATGCTCAAGGGCCAAGGGATCGAGGTGGCCGCCGCCGGCGATATCAGCGCCGGCTTCTGGGACAACCCGGAACTGCAGGCCACCGTTTTTGCCGACCCCTCCGCCGGCCGCTACCTGAAAGTGGTCACCCTCGATGGCGCGGTCACCGGTTTCCTGTCCATCGGCCTGCCGCAAACCAGCGCGGAGCTGGTCCTCGCCTACGAGCGCGGCAGCGCGTTGCCGCAGGATCGTTCCACGCTCTTGCGCCTGGACGATCCCGCCGTGGATCCCAACTCGGCGATCCCCAGCGATGACGATCAACTGTGCCGCTGTTCCGGCGCCACCTACGGCCAGGTCGCGCATTCGGTGGCCGAAGGCTGCACCACCGTGGCGCAGGTCGGCGAATCCTGCCGCGCCGGCACCGGCTGCGGTGGCTGCAAGTCCAAGATCGAGGAACTGCTGAACAAGGCTCCCGCACTGGCCTAG
- a CDS encoding DUF222 domain-containing protein, which yields MSETTIPPAQTPNPENHDGFTAVVKGLETSLAYIEEHGTAEECLTSIARLERAISSLRYHQAALAHQTEINVVHQNATRGNLKQLNRGTAATIALARKTDPHGYREYLENCRILFNNTPHLAAAYSRGEFTEAQMRAILTPLRILKAERRTEFDQLYAKNPRLFANQGTRKISDTVKDFTYAYASDDQCKEQKSAEEQRRIKFTAHPDTGMMSIHAELPIIAGLALKNDIKAKSTSLKAHGDPRTRAQIEADYLSSFCTSPDATVPVNMNVALVMTDKTLFLGDRQPAYLDGYGVIAPQYARELVAGKEILNNMTLAEMATTRPPAFIDTLEATIELIRLYTAPGDRELIAMDSTARIFPEKMKKFIRTRDRRCRTPFCDGMIEEIDHVTQACLGGHTCVVNADGRCKFCNQAKETPGWQEIVISRGPHRMKIATGMGPTYHSTAPPATGFAHQPYPQCMSEADWVRSFEDWLNRPPDTGSSPPDIEDIPA from the coding sequence ATGTCCGAAACCACGATCCCCCCAGCGCAAACCCCCAACCCCGAAAACCACGACGGATTCACCGCCGTGGTCAAAGGACTGGAAACGAGCCTGGCATACATCGAGGAACACGGAACCGCCGAGGAATGCCTCACCAGCATCGCCCGCCTGGAACGCGCCATCTCCTCCCTGCGCTACCACCAGGCAGCCCTCGCCCACCAAACCGAAATCAACGTCGTCCACCAGAACGCCACCCGCGGCAACCTCAAGCAGCTGAACCGCGGCACCGCCGCCACCATAGCCCTCGCCCGCAAAACAGACCCCCACGGCTACCGCGAATACCTCGAAAACTGCCGCATCCTCTTCAACAACACCCCGCACCTGGCCGCCGCCTACAGCCGCGGCGAATTCACCGAAGCCCAAATGCGCGCCATCCTCACCCCGCTGCGCATCCTCAAAGCCGAACGCCGCACCGAATTCGATCAGCTGTACGCCAAGAACCCCCGACTGTTCGCCAACCAGGGCACCAGGAAAATCAGCGACACCGTCAAGGACTTCACCTACGCCTACGCCTCGGACGACCAGTGCAAAGAACAAAAAAGCGCCGAAGAGCAACGCCGCATCAAATTCACCGCGCACCCGGACACCGGCATGATGAGCATCCACGCCGAACTGCCCATCATCGCCGGCCTGGCCCTGAAAAACGACATCAAGGCAAAATCCACAAGCCTCAAAGCCCACGGCGACCCGCGCACCCGCGCGCAAATCGAAGCCGACTACCTCTCCAGCTTCTGCACCAGCCCGGACGCAACAGTGCCCGTGAACATGAACGTCGCACTGGTCATGACCGACAAGACCCTCTTCCTCGGCGACCGGCAGCCAGCCTACCTCGACGGCTACGGAGTCATCGCCCCGCAATACGCGCGCGAACTGGTCGCCGGCAAGGAAATCCTGAACAACATGACCCTCGCGGAAATGGCCACCACCCGGCCCCCGGCCTTCATCGACACCCTGGAAGCGACCATCGAGCTGATCCGCCTCTATACCGCCCCCGGGGACCGGGAGCTGATCGCGATGGACTCCACCGCACGGATCTTCCCGGAGAAAATGAAGAAGTTCATCAGAACCCGCGACCGGCGCTGCCGCACCCCCTTCTGCGACGGGATGATCGAGGAAATCGACCACGTCACCCAGGCCTGCCTGGGCGGGCACACCTGCGTGGTCAACGCCGATGGAAGGTGCAAGTTCTGCAACCAGGCCAAGGAAACCCCCGGATGGCAGGAAATTGTCATCTCCCGGGGGCCGCACCGGATGAAGATCGCTACCGGAATGGGGCCGACGTATCATTCCACCGCGCCGCCGGCGACAGGTTTTGCGCATCAGCCCTACCCGCAGTGCATGAGCGAAGCTGACTGGGTGCGTTCCTTCGAGGACTGGCTGAACCGGCCGCCGGACACCGGGAGCAGTCCGCCGGATATCGAGGATATCCCTGCCTGA
- a CDS encoding SPFH domain-containing protein, whose amino-acid sequence MFPTIFALFCALIGLVVMLAGKTMKPENKNRSATRATGIGVFAVSLVVLGIMSTTIVQPRTVGVKVALGKPTSVVSNGFHLKWPWEKVEKLDGSVQNDVYSGDSGIPVRLGNNGRANVDASIQWQLKTDDAMDVFLDYRTFEGIQSNLVDRNFRATLNEVMATYDPLAYTEPSKGGQDLEGLAKAVQEKMQGKVKTQIEIRSVTLPIINFDEPTQNRINELQAEAAKTRVAEQRKQTSTAEAEANKILERSLTPETLTSKCLDIVAESNQSPIGCFPNSGVQPITMTGDKNNK is encoded by the coding sequence ATGTTTCCCACCATTTTTGCGCTGTTCTGCGCGCTCATCGGCCTGGTCGTCATGCTGGCCGGCAAAACGATGAAACCTGAGAACAAGAACCGTTCCGCAACGCGTGCCACCGGCATTGGCGTTTTTGCCGTCTCGCTGGTCGTTCTTGGCATCATGTCCACCACCATCGTCCAGCCTCGCACCGTTGGCGTGAAGGTCGCGCTGGGAAAGCCTACATCCGTGGTGAGCAACGGCTTCCACCTGAAGTGGCCGTGGGAAAAGGTCGAGAAGCTGGATGGCTCCGTGCAGAACGACGTCTATTCCGGCGACAGCGGCATTCCCGTTCGCCTGGGAAACAACGGCCGTGCCAATGTTGATGCTTCGATCCAGTGGCAGCTGAAGACCGACGATGCCATGGACGTGTTCCTGGACTACCGAACCTTTGAGGGCATCCAGTCGAACCTGGTGGATCGAAATTTCCGAGCCACGTTGAATGAAGTCATGGCTACCTATGACCCTTTGGCCTACACCGAGCCGTCGAAGGGCGGCCAGGATCTTGAGGGGCTGGCCAAGGCAGTGCAGGAAAAGATGCAGGGCAAGGTGAAGACCCAGATCGAAATCCGTTCTGTCACGCTGCCAATCATCAACTTTGATGAGCCGACGCAGAACCGCATCAATGAGCTTCAAGCCGAAGCGGCCAAGACGCGCGTGGCTGAACAGCGCAAGCAGACCAGCACCGCAGAAGCAGAAGCCAACAAGATCCTGGAACGTTCCCTGACCCCGGAAACGTTGACATCCAAGTGCTTGGACATTGTGGCGGAATCAAACCAGAGCCCGATTGGATGTTTCCCGAATTCTGGAGTTCAGCCAATTACCATGACTGGCGACAAGAACAACAAGTAG